From one Rhizobium rosettiformans genomic stretch:
- a CDS encoding type II toxin-antitoxin system VapB family antitoxin, which yields MPLYIKDPEVDQLTNELIGLTRTTKVEAVRDALKDAIANRKAKLSIRDRLATTLAMADAAGPFHPGDHKRESDEMWGEED from the coding sequence ATGCCGCTCTACATCAAGGATCCCGAGGTGGACCAACTCACCAACGAATTGATCGGCCTCACCCGGACGACCAAGGTGGAGGCGGTCAGGGATGCGCTGAAGGACGCCATTGCAAACCGGAAGGCGAAGCTGTCGATCCGAGATCGCCTTGCCACCACACTTGCCATGGCCGACGCAGCCGGCCCCTTCCATCCCGGTGATCACAAGCGGGAATCCGACGAGATGTGGGGCGAAGAAGACTGA
- a CDS encoding ABZJ_00895 family protein, which translates to MTSMLPGLLTRYVLVFVAAQLFIYLLVLVLDNFGWGDSLSSAGNVAVLMAAGSSAGTFVAQRLKARPSWGLSLKLSALLAVFAVLIGSLILLAIIWVNGITGAELQLLAAQMGMTPRMATLVLAAVSLALSFPMTLAGFRIGAGQVAKQIEKQAKMTGI; encoded by the coding sequence ATGACCTCCATGCTTCCCGGCCTCCTCACCCGCTATGTGCTCGTCTTTGTCGCCGCACAGCTGTTCATCTATCTTCTCGTGCTGGTGCTCGACAATTTCGGCTGGGGCGACAGCCTGTCTTCGGCCGGCAATGTCGCCGTGCTGATGGCCGCCGGCTCGTCTGCCGGCACCTTCGTCGCGCAGCGGCTGAAGGCCCGGCCGAGCTGGGGTTTGAGCCTCAAGCTTTCGGCTCTGCTCGCCGTCTTCGCGGTGCTGATCGGCTCGCTGATCCTTCTTGCCATCATCTGGGTGAACGGGATCACCGGCGCCGAACTGCAGCTTCTTGCCGCGCAGATGGGCATGACGCCGCGCATGGCGACACTGGTTCTGGCGGCGGTGTCGCTGGCGCTCAGTTTTCCGATGACGCTTGCAGGCTTTCGCATCGGTGCCGGCCAGGTGGCCAAGCAGATCGAAAAGCAGGCGAAGATGACGGGGATCTGA
- a CDS encoding MAPEG family protein, translating to MRFTILATFAALLTYCWFLLKVGQARRKFGVEAPKTTGNADFERIFRVQQNTVEQLVLFLPSLWIFGFYVSDILAGLLGLGWTAARALYAAEYYADAKTRGPGAALTFLIGIVLLVGGTIGALVKGA from the coding sequence ATGCGTTTTACCATTCTCGCGACCTTTGCCGCCCTCCTCACCTATTGCTGGTTCCTGCTCAAGGTTGGCCAGGCGCGCCGAAAATTCGGCGTCGAGGCGCCGAAGACGACCGGCAATGCCGATTTCGAGCGGATCTTCCGGGTGCAGCAGAACACAGTGGAGCAGCTGGTGCTGTTTCTGCCGTCGCTGTGGATCTTCGGTTTCTACGTCTCCGACATCCTGGCCGGACTGCTCGGCCTTGGCTGGACGGCAGCACGGGCGCTCTACGCCGCCGAATACTACGCCGATGCCAAAACGCGCGGACCGGGGGCGGCCCTGACCTTCCTGATCGGGATCGTGCTCCTGGTCGGCGGGACGATCGGGGCGTTGGTCAAGGGGGCGTGA
- the trhA gene encoding PAQR family membrane homeostasis protein TrhA has protein sequence MTSDPFKFGRAYDLHELVADGIIHGIGVVFALVGATALIFYATVYSDYANIAASWIYGLGLIISLGVSFTYNMWPHSRVKWILRRFDHSAIFILIASTYTPFLVQGADRPMILALLIGIWITAFTGIWLKFRFPGRYDRLAILLYLGMGWSGALAMGPISEIIPGVTLTLIIVGGCIYSAGVVFHVWERLRFQNAIWHAFVVTAAIVHYSAVFTAISLG, from the coding sequence ATGACTTCCGATCCTTTCAAGTTTGGCCGCGCCTACGACCTGCATGAGCTGGTCGCCGACGGGATCATCCATGGCATCGGCGTGGTCTTTGCGCTGGTCGGCGCGACCGCGCTGATCTTCTACGCCACCGTCTATTCCGACTATGCCAATATTGCCGCCAGCTGGATCTACGGGCTGGGCCTGATCATCTCGCTCGGCGTCTCCTTCACCTACAACATGTGGCCGCATTCCCGCGTGAAATGGATCCTGCGCCGCTTCGACCATTCGGCGATCTTCATCCTGATCGCCTCGACCTACACGCCCTTCCTCGTCCAGGGCGCAGATCGCCCGATGATCCTGGCGCTCCTCATCGGCATCTGGATCACGGCGTTCACCGGCATCTGGCTGAAGTTCCGCTTTCCCGGCCGCTATGACCGTCTCGCCATCCTGCTCTATCTCGGCATGGGCTGGAGCGGTGCGCTCGCCATGGGCCCGATCTCTGAGATCATTCCCGGCGTGACCCTGACGCTGATCATCGTCGGCGGCTGCATCTATTCCGCCGGCGTCGTCTTCCATGTCTGGGAACGTCTACGCTTCCAGAACGCCATCTGGCACGCCTTCGTCGTGACGGCCGCCATCGTCCACTATTCGGCAGTCTTCACGGCCATCAGCCTGGGCTAA
- a CDS encoding HAMP domain-containing methyl-accepting chemotaxis protein encodes MSIRVKLLACISLLTTVIVVISAFSFFAMNEQSKLANSIVADRVVPMEQLKVIADAYAVEIVDAVHKVRSGAFSVEQGQQSVDAAMGKIESKWAEYIATYLTPEEKAIADEFLIVRQEADAGVKELQALLVAKDMQGLASFADQKLYPTIDPLGTEISRLIDLQIRVAKENLATGNALKSMLTTLMVALSVMAAGVAAFSIWTVTAGVIRPVSSITAAMDRLAHGDLDVAIYGEGRRDEIGVMASTVAVFRDNARERVRLEKEAEDNRTLSEQQRQERERLAAKDAAEVRFAVDSIGHALGELSKGRLTYRISETFAERLDALRTDFNSAVATLEDAMRRVGENAQAIAAGSRQIHSAADDLAQRTGRQAASVEETAAALEQISTTVASNSLRAREAGQQVEDTRHAAETSGAIVERAVTAMQAIEHSSKEITSIVGVIDEIAFQTNLLALNAGVEAARAGESGKGFAVVAQEVRELAQRSASAAKDIRGLIGKSGEQVKSGVTLVMDTGQALEQIVSQFQAVSMNVKAIVDGANEQASGLKEINTAVAIMDQGTQQNAAMVEESTAASHSLAREAEALFQLIGKFEIGGQSRPGEPGMRRAA; translated from the coding sequence ATGAGCATCCGAGTGAAATTGCTGGCCTGCATCTCCCTTCTGACCACCGTCATCGTTGTAATTTCCGCCTTCTCCTTCTTTGCGATGAACGAGCAATCGAAGCTCGCCAACTCAATTGTGGCTGATCGCGTCGTTCCGATGGAGCAACTCAAGGTGATTGCCGATGCCTATGCAGTCGAGATTGTCGATGCCGTGCACAAGGTGCGGTCCGGCGCTTTCAGCGTCGAGCAGGGGCAGCAAAGCGTCGATGCCGCAATGGGCAAGATCGAAAGCAAATGGGCGGAATACATCGCTACCTACCTGACGCCTGAGGAGAAGGCCATTGCCGACGAGTTTCTCATAGTGCGGCAGGAAGCTGATGCAGGCGTGAAGGAGTTGCAGGCACTGCTTGTGGCCAAGGACATGCAGGGACTGGCCAGCTTCGCCGACCAGAAGCTCTACCCGACGATCGATCCGCTCGGCACCGAGATATCCCGGCTGATCGACTTGCAGATCCGCGTGGCAAAGGAGAATCTGGCGACCGGCAATGCGCTGAAGTCCATGCTGACGACGCTGATGGTGGCGCTGTCTGTGATGGCGGCCGGCGTTGCGGCATTCTCGATCTGGACCGTCACGGCCGGCGTCATCCGCCCGGTCAGTTCGATCACTGCGGCCATGGACCGGCTGGCGCATGGCGATCTCGACGTGGCCATCTACGGCGAAGGCCGTCGCGACGAGATCGGCGTGATGGCCTCGACTGTTGCCGTCTTCCGCGACAATGCCCGCGAACGGGTTCGGCTGGAGAAGGAGGCCGAAGACAACCGGACCCTGTCCGAACAGCAGCGGCAAGAACGGGAGCGACTGGCCGCGAAAGATGCAGCTGAAGTCCGCTTTGCGGTCGATAGTATCGGCCATGCTCTGGGAGAATTGTCGAAGGGCCGCCTGACCTACCGGATCAGCGAGACCTTCGCCGAGCGACTGGATGCCTTGCGAACCGATTTCAACAGCGCTGTGGCCACACTGGAAGATGCGATGCGCCGGGTGGGCGAGAATGCGCAGGCGATCGCCGCCGGCTCTCGACAGATCCATTCGGCTGCCGACGATCTGGCCCAACGCACAGGGCGACAGGCTGCCTCTGTCGAAGAGACAGCCGCAGCGCTCGAGCAGATCAGCACCACCGTTGCCAGTAACAGTCTCAGGGCGCGCGAAGCCGGACAGCAGGTAGAAGATACACGCCATGCGGCCGAAACCTCCGGCGCGATCGTCGAGCGTGCCGTCACCGCCATGCAGGCAATCGAGCATTCGTCGAAGGAAATCACCAGTATTGTCGGCGTGATCGACGAGATCGCCTTCCAGACCAATCTTCTGGCGTTGAACGCGGGCGTGGAGGCCGCGCGGGCGGGCGAAAGTGGCAAAGGCTTCGCCGTCGTCGCCCAGGAGGTGCGCGAACTGGCGCAACGCTCTGCCAGCGCGGCCAAGGATATTCGCGGGCTGATCGGCAAATCCGGCGAGCAGGTGAAGAGCGGCGTGACGCTGGTGATGGACACCGGTCAGGCTCTGGAACAGATCGTCTCGCAGTTCCAGGCCGTCAGCATGAATGTCAAGGCGATCGTCGATGGAGCAAACGAACAGGCAAGCGGTCTGAAGGAAATCAACACAGCCGTGGCCATCATGGACCAAGGCACCCAACAGAATGCCGCCATGGTCGAGGAATCGACTGCCGCCAGCCATTCCCTGGCCAGGGAGGCCGAAGCGCTGTTCCAGCTGATTGGGAAGTTCGAGATCGGCGGGCAGAGCCGTCCGGGCGAGCCGGGCATGCGCCGGGCGGCGTGA
- a CDS encoding helix-turn-helix domain-containing protein, with translation MLLVPLSFLVALFLAVFLVRLLGEGRESWRRNGLFLALLALYVVQSLLVGLRWGYGVMAVLPALPVMASLVPALSFLAFRDLTREEPGLSAADWPHLLPMLATLVLLMVGRAPVDLVIIANFLGYGLSLLWLARLGPDGLIAARLDGSLRSFRALMLTGIALIASALTDVAISLDMLWSGGRYSPMVVSAATTLILLLLGIGAVTAGQEEAGEGADAAADRTSALEPRAMSGRDRPSAPLMDAANTSAPVLASPTPAKAATEDHRQIATALDDLMREKRLWADPDLNLARLARRLGLPARAVSEAVNRVHAISVSHYVNNHRISEACRLLNDTDMPVTRILFEAGFMTKSNFNREFLRVTGESPSDWRRAQNPGLAKTC, from the coding sequence ATGCTGCTCGTCCCGCTCTCCTTTCTCGTCGCCCTGTTCCTTGCCGTCTTCCTCGTCCGCCTGCTCGGTGAAGGCCGCGAAAGCTGGCGCCGCAACGGCCTCTTCCTTGCGCTGCTGGCGCTTTACGTTGTCCAGAGCTTGCTGGTCGGGTTGCGCTGGGGATATGGGGTGATGGCCGTGCTGCCGGCCTTGCCGGTCATGGCAAGCCTCGTGCCGGCGCTCTCCTTCCTCGCCTTCCGCGATCTGACCCGTGAAGAACCGGGGCTCTCGGCCGCCGACTGGCCGCATCTTCTCCCGATGCTGGCGACGCTAGTTCTGCTGATGGTCGGCCGGGCGCCGGTCGATCTCGTCATCATCGCAAACTTCCTCGGTTATGGTCTGTCGCTGCTCTGGCTCGCCCGCCTTGGTCCTGATGGGCTCATCGCCGCCCGCCTCGATGGCTCGCTGCGTTCCTTCCGCGCACTGATGCTGACCGGCATTGCCCTGATTGCCTCGGCCCTGACGGATGTCGCGATCAGTCTCGACATGCTCTGGTCCGGCGGCCGCTATTCGCCCATGGTCGTCTCGGCCGCCACAACGCTCATACTGCTCCTCCTCGGCATCGGCGCCGTCACCGCCGGCCAGGAAGAGGCGGGCGAGGGGGCTGATGCGGCTGCCGATCGGACGAGCGCTCTTGAGCCTCGCGCCATGTCCGGCCGCGACCGGCCGTCGGCCCCGCTCATGGATGCGGCGAACACCTCGGCCCCAGTCCTTGCCTCTCCCACACCGGCGAAGGCCGCGACGGAAGATCACCGCCAGATCGCAACCGCGCTTGATGACCTGATGCGGGAGAAACGCCTCTGGGCGGACCCGGATCTCAACCTCGCCCGCCTCGCGCGCCGCCTCGGCCTGCCCGCCCGCGCTGTCTCGGAAGCGGTCAACCGCGTCCACGCCATCAGCGTTTCGCATTACGTCAACAACCACCGCATATCAGAGGCCTGCCGCCTGCTTAACGACACCGACATGCCCGTCACCCGCATCCTCTTCGAGGCGGGCTTCATGACTAAATCCAACTTCAACCGCGAATTCCTGCGTGTGACCGGCGAAAGCCCAAGCGACTGGCGACGCGCACAAAACCCTGGACTGGCAAAGACCTGCTAG
- a CDS encoding type 1 glutamine amidotransferase domain-containing protein, with amino-acid sequence MKILMVLTSHDQLGDTGKKTGFWLEEFAAPYYVMKDDGAEITLASPKGGQPPLDPKSDEPDAQTESTDRFKADQTAQQLLASTTPLSHIDPADFDAVFYPGGHGPLWDLAEDRDSIALIEAFAAKDRPIGVVCHAPGVLRHVKGTDGEALVKGRKVTGFTNSEEEAVGLTDVVPFLVEDMLQERGGLYEKGADWGVYVVTDGKLVTGQNPASSEEAAKKLLKLL; translated from the coding sequence ATGAAAATCCTCATGGTTCTCACCTCGCATGACCAGCTCGGCGATACCGGCAAGAAGACCGGCTTCTGGCTCGAAGAATTCGCCGCCCCCTATTACGTGATGAAGGATGACGGCGCCGAGATCACGCTCGCCTCGCCGAAGGGCGGCCAGCCGCCGCTCGATCCGAAGAGCGACGAGCCGGATGCCCAGACCGAATCGACCGATCGGTTCAAGGCGGACCAGACGGCGCAGCAGCTGCTGGCCTCGACCACGCCGCTGTCGCATATCGATCCCGCCGATTTCGACGCGGTCTTTTATCCGGGTGGCCACGGCCCGCTCTGGGATCTGGCCGAAGACCGGGACAGCATCGCGCTGATCGAGGCCTTCGCTGCGAAGGATCGCCCGATCGGTGTTGTCTGCCATGCACCGGGCGTTCTGCGCCACGTCAAGGGCACGGATGGCGAAGCGCTGGTCAAGGGCCGCAAGGTGACGGGCTTCACCAATTCGGAAGAAGAGGCCGTTGGCCTGACGGACGTCGTGCCCTTTCTGGTCGAGGACATGCTGCAGGAGCGCGGCGGTCTCTATGAAAAGGGCGCCGACTGGGGCGTCTATGTGGTGACCGACGGCAAGCTTGTCACCGGCCAGAACCCGGCCTCGTCGGAAGAGGCGGCGAAGAAGCTACTGAAGCTGCTGTAA
- a CDS encoding ATP-binding cassette domain-containing protein — translation MSENRTPLVEMRNVSISFGGIHAVDDASIDLFPGEVVALLGHNGAGKSTLIKILSGAYKRDNGDILVRGEFADINNPRDAKKYGIETIYQTLAVADNVDAAANLYLGRELRTAWGTLDDVAMEAKAREVMGRLNPNFQRFKEPVKALSGGQRQSVAIARAILFDAQILIMDEPTAALGPQETAQVGDLIQQLKKDGIGIFLISHDIHDVFDLADRVFVMKNGRVVGHARTEDVTKDEVLGMIILGKCPPGAVPGPGAMQVA, via the coding sequence ATGTCTGAAAATCGCACCCCCCTCGTGGAAATGCGCAACGTTTCCATTTCCTTCGGCGGCATTCACGCCGTCGACGACGCCTCGATCGACCTCTTCCCGGGCGAAGTCGTGGCCCTGCTCGGCCATAACGGTGCCGGCAAGTCGACCCTGATTAAGATCCTCTCCGGCGCCTACAAGCGCGACAACGGCGATATCCTGGTCCGCGGCGAGTTCGCCGACATCAACAATCCGCGCGACGCCAAGAAGTACGGCATCGAAACGATCTATCAGACGCTCGCCGTCGCCGATAACGTCGATGCCGCCGCCAATCTCTATCTCGGCCGCGAGCTGCGCACCGCCTGGGGCACGCTCGACGATGTCGCGATGGAAGCCAAAGCCCGCGAAGTCATGGGGCGCCTCAACCCCAACTTCCAGCGCTTCAAGGAGCCGGTGAAGGCACTGTCCGGCGGTCAGCGCCAGTCGGTGGCGATCGCTCGCGCGATCCTCTTCGACGCCCAGATCCTGATCATGGACGAACCGACGGCCGCCTTGGGCCCGCAGGAAACCGCCCAGGTCGGCGATCTCATCCAGCAGCTGAAGAAGGACGGCATCGGCATCTTCCTGATCAGCCACGACATCCACGACGTCTTCGACCTCGCCGACCGCGTCTTCGTCATGAAGAACGGCCGTGTGGTCGGCCATGCCCGCACCGAGGATGTCACCAAGGACGAAGTCCTCGGCATGATCATCCTCGGCAAGTGCCCTCCCGGCGCTGTGCCCGGACCGGGCGCCATGCAGGTGGCGTGA
- a CDS encoding GNAT family N-acetyltransferase has translation MPLILRDATPADLPAILAIYNHAVAETTAIWNETLVDLDNRRAWFDLRQTRGFPILVADIDGTIAGYASYGDWRPFDGFRASVEHSVYVEKDHYGQGLGKSLMTALIERAKTGGIHVMVAAIEAGNTGSIALHTSLGFRLVGTHHEVGQKFGRWLDLTMMELKLG, from the coding sequence ATGCCCCTCATTCTCCGCGACGCAACGCCAGCCGATCTTCCCGCCATCCTCGCCATCTACAATCACGCCGTCGCCGAGACCACCGCGATCTGGAACGAAACGCTGGTTGATCTCGACAACCGTCGCGCCTGGTTCGATCTCCGCCAGACGAGAGGCTTCCCTATCCTGGTTGCCGACATCGACGGAACGATCGCGGGCTATGCCTCCTATGGTGACTGGCGCCCCTTCGATGGCTTCCGCGCCTCGGTCGAACATTCCGTCTATGTCGAGAAGGATCATTACGGCCAGGGGCTTGGCAAGTCGCTGATGACGGCGCTGATCGAGCGCGCGAAGACGGGCGGCATCCACGTCATGGTCGCCGCCATCGAAGCCGGGAACACGGGCTCGATCGCGCTCCACACCTCCCTCGGCTTCCGCCTTGTCGGCACCCACCACGAAGTCGGCCAGAAATTCGGCCGCTGGCTGGATCTGACGATGATGGAGCTGAAGCTGGGCTGA
- a CDS encoding metallophosphoesterase: MIVAQISDIHAAPGNDNLSRLARAVSWLAEVKPDAVVLSGDLIDEGWTEGYAEVGGRLNELNCPVLVVPGNSDNRRALSSAFMNRHGQVDSREAIHFRAEFGAIRLVGLDTTLYGSAAGDVARHLDWLNQALYLPGAQSTLIFTHHHVVPCGIPPIDAVIAQGREELSALLTQRSVRPLAISSGHVHRPMSATLAAIPTHICGSICAANPLWFGGPTAPAVNDPPMIMVHRFSSDGLISSHVGV, encoded by the coding sequence ATGATCGTCGCGCAGATTTCCGATATTCACGCAGCGCCGGGCAACGATAATTTGTCACGTCTCGCTCGTGCAGTGTCATGGCTTGCCGAAGTCAAGCCTGATGCTGTTGTGCTGTCGGGAGACCTTATCGATGAGGGGTGGACAGAGGGATATGCTGAAGTCGGGGGGCGCCTTAACGAGCTAAATTGTCCTGTTTTGGTGGTTCCAGGAAATTCAGACAATCGGCGTGCGCTTAGCTCGGCATTCATGAATCGTCACGGTCAGGTCGATAGCAGGGAAGCTATTCATTTCAGAGCCGAGTTCGGCGCAATTCGGTTGGTAGGGTTGGACACTACCCTATATGGATCGGCGGCCGGTGACGTAGCTCGCCATCTGGACTGGCTGAACCAAGCTCTATATCTCCCCGGAGCACAATCAACACTCATCTTCACGCACCACCACGTCGTGCCATGCGGGATTCCACCGATAGACGCGGTGATCGCGCAGGGACGAGAGGAGCTCAGTGCACTGTTGACCCAGCGCTCCGTTAGACCACTGGCAATCTCGTCCGGCCACGTACACCGACCTATGAGCGCGACTCTCGCGGCGATACCTACCCACATTTGCGGCTCGATCTGCGCCGCAAACCCACTTTGGTTCGGAGGCCCTACTGCTCCTGCCGTGAATGATCCGCCCATGATTATGGTTCATCGGTTCTCATCCGATGGATTGATCAGCAGTCATGTCGGCGTCTGA
- a CDS encoding type II toxin-antitoxin system VapC family toxin: MIFIDASVAVAIITREDDADALMDRLEKEGGPFYVSAVMKLETSLSVARRLAGPGNPATADMVATARRLVDQFITDLEARDVPIADDVANYALDAAQRFGKIVNHAARLNMGDCFAHACATASQTRVAYKGDDFLHTDIGW, translated from the coding sequence ATGATCTTCATCGACGCCTCCGTCGCCGTCGCGATCATCACCCGGGAGGATGATGCCGATGCGCTGATGGATCGATTGGAGAAAGAAGGCGGGCCGTTTTATGTTTCAGCAGTCATGAAACTCGAGACGAGCCTATCTGTCGCGCGCCGACTGGCGGGTCCGGGCAATCCTGCGACCGCCGACATGGTCGCCACGGCCAGGCGACTTGTCGACCAGTTCATTACCGATCTGGAGGCCCGTGATGTTCCCATTGCGGACGACGTTGCCAATTACGCTCTGGATGCCGCCCAGCGGTTCGGCAAGATCGTGAACCATGCAGCCCGCCTCAACATGGGCGACTGCTTCGCTCACGCCTGCGCGACAGCAAGCCAGACAAGGGTCGCCTACAAGGGCGACGATTTCCTTCATACGGATATCGGCTGGTAG
- a CDS encoding NADP-dependent oxidoreductase produces MPQSTDTNRRFVLAERPKGEPNDQTLRLETVDIPEPKDGQMLLRTVFLSLDPYMRGRMSDAPSYAAPVEIGQTMVGGTVSRVVSSKLEGFKEGDWVVGFTGWQDYALSDGRGVTPLGANPSHPSWALGVTGMPGFTAWSGLKQIGKPKAGETLVVAGATGPVGSTVGQIGKILGLKVVGIAGGPEKCAHATDTLGFDACIDYKADGFANALKQAVPDGIDIYFENVGGEVFDAVAPLLNTAARIPLCGLIAQYNATSLPDGPDRLGWLMGLFLKKRVTVRGFIVFDDFGHLYPEFSKEMAGWVEAGKIKYREEMIDGLEQAPSAFIGLLRGEAFGKRVIRVGPDD; encoded by the coding sequence ATGCCGCAATCGACCGATACCAACCGCCGCTTCGTGCTGGCTGAACGCCCGAAAGGCGAACCCAATGATCAGACACTGCGGCTCGAGACCGTCGACATTCCCGAACCGAAAGACGGCCAGATGCTGTTGCGCACCGTCTTCCTTTCGCTCGACCCTTACATGCGCGGGCGGATGAGCGATGCGCCCTCCTATGCGGCGCCGGTCGAGATCGGCCAGACCATGGTCGGTGGTACCGTGTCGCGCGTGGTCTCATCCAAGCTCGAAGGGTTCAAGGAAGGCGACTGGGTCGTCGGCTTCACCGGATGGCAGGACTATGCGCTTTCCGACGGCCGAGGCGTGACGCCGCTTGGCGCCAATCCCAGCCATCCGTCCTGGGCGCTCGGCGTGACCGGCATGCCCGGCTTTACCGCCTGGTCGGGCCTCAAGCAGATCGGCAAGCCCAAGGCCGGCGAGACGCTTGTCGTAGCCGGCGCGACTGGCCCTGTCGGCTCGACCGTCGGGCAGATCGGCAAAATCCTCGGGCTGAAGGTCGTCGGCATTGCCGGTGGGCCGGAGAAGTGCGCCCATGCCACCGACACGCTCGGCTTCGACGCCTGCATCGACTACAAGGCCGACGGCTTTGCAAATGCGCTGAAGCAGGCGGTGCCCGACGGTATCGACATCTATTTCGAGAATGTCGGCGGCGAGGTGTTCGATGCGGTCGCGCCACTTCTCAACACGGCTGCGCGCATCCCGCTTTGCGGCCTGATTGCGCAGTATAACGCGACGTCGCTTCCCGACGGGCCGGACCGCTTGGGCTGGCTGATGGGGCTCTTCCTGAAGAAGCGCGTCACCGTGCGCGGCTTCATCGTTTTCGACGACTTCGGCCATCTTTATCCGGAATTTTCGAAGGAGATGGCCGGCTGGGTCGAGGCCGGCAAAATCAAATACCGCGAAGAGATGATCGACGGGCTGGAACAGGCGCCGAGCGCCTTTATCGGTCTGCTGCGTGGCGAGGCCTTCGGCAAGCGGGTGATCCGCGTCGGGCCGGATGATTGA